Proteins co-encoded in one Methylomonas albis genomic window:
- a CDS encoding phosphoadenylyl-sulfate reductase: MTEFDLSTAQTELQGKNPRTILKAALAQFDNIAISFSGAEDVVLIDMALQIRKDIQVFSLDTGRLHPETYRFIEQVRKHYGISIDILSPDREALDAFVKEKGLFSFYEDSHQQCCGIRKVEPLKRKLATLDAWITGQRKDQSLDTRGDIPEVQLDAGFSGPGKQLIKFNPLLNWSSAQVWDYIEAYQVPFNELHQHGYISIGCEPCTRPVLPNQHERAGRWWWEDAAKKECGLHGGNVKK; encoded by the coding sequence ATGACTGAATTCGACTTAAGCACCGCCCAAACCGAGTTGCAAGGCAAAAATCCGCGCACCATCTTAAAGGCCGCATTGGCTCAATTCGATAACATTGCCATCTCCTTCAGCGGTGCCGAAGACGTCGTGCTGATCGACATGGCCTTGCAGATCAGAAAAGACATTCAAGTGTTTTCGCTGGACACCGGCCGCCTACATCCGGAAACCTACCGCTTTATCGAACAAGTGCGTAAGCATTACGGCATTAGCATCGACATATTGAGTCCGGATCGCGAAGCGCTTGATGCCTTTGTGAAAGAAAAAGGCTTGTTTAGCTTCTACGAAGACAGCCACCAACAATGCTGCGGTATCCGTAAAGTGGAACCTTTAAAACGCAAGCTGGCGACGCTGGACGCTTGGATCACCGGCCAACGCAAAGACCAAAGCCTGGACACCCGGGGCGACATCCCGGAAGTACAATTGGATGCCGGCTTTTCCGGCCCCGGCAAACAGCTCATCAAATTCAACCCGCTGCTGAACTGGTCATCAGCGCAAGTATGGGATTACATCGAGGCGTATCAGGTGCCGTTTAACGAACTACACCAGCACGGCTACATCAGCATCGGCTGCGAGCCTTGCACCCGGCCGGTTTTACCGAATCAGCATGAACGCGCCGGGCGCTGGTGGTGGGAGGATGCGGCGAAGAAGGAATGTGGGTTGCATGGGGGGAATGTTAAGAAATAG
- a CDS encoding ATP-binding protein, with translation MYALKVSPDTDSGTAEGALELIEQIAEKLEKMRQIQVERIDTMQADLKAFAVEAHRLAQIIAVELKDQPAEQIALTLAKRLDRARESVAESTRLNEALRIANSQVLEAKESSQTAMASLKPLMEKAGVDTTVLLNEAIGRSDEQRRLNAEMVEAKATLLNGGDGLIREQLEAEIDAADLIQLAAELTHINDELSDAVQQQTTLSADHANALRALSEIGGSDAATQAEAQRQEALAQMSDTAERYVKVFTAGRLLRWSIDRYREEKQGPLLQRAGAIFSTLTSGSFSKLIVDFEREPMVLEGLRSDGKLVGISGMSDGTRDQLYLALRLAALEMHLEQAMPLPFIADDLFINYDDVRSKAGFKALKALSEQTQVIFLSHHDHLIPTVQEVFGKQVNVVLL, from the coding sequence GTGTACGCTTTAAAGGTATCCCCGGACACCGATAGTGGCACGGCGGAAGGCGCCCTTGAACTCATCGAGCAAATCGCCGAAAAATTAGAAAAGATGCGGCAGATTCAAGTCGAGCGTATCGACACCATGCAGGCTGATCTGAAGGCGTTTGCTGTTGAAGCACATCGACTCGCGCAAATCATTGCCGTTGAGCTCAAAGATCAGCCAGCCGAGCAAATTGCTCTCACATTAGCCAAACGTTTAGATCGAGCCCGCGAGTCTGTTGCGGAAAGTACCCGGCTCAACGAAGCCCTGCGTATTGCAAACAGCCAGGTATTGGAAGCCAAGGAATCCAGTCAAACCGCCATGGCGAGTTTGAAACCATTAATGGAAAAAGCGGGTGTCGACACAACGGTTTTGTTGAATGAAGCAATTGGTCGATCTGACGAGCAACGTCGCCTAAATGCCGAGATGGTAGAAGCTAAGGCCACTCTTCTCAATGGTGGAGATGGTCTGATACGGGAACAACTCGAAGCGGAGATTGATGCGGCTGACCTGATTCAGCTCGCCGCTGAACTTACACACATCAACGATGAGCTTTCTGATGCCGTGCAACAGCAAACAACGCTTTCGGCTGATCATGCAAACGCCTTACGGGCTTTGTCCGAAATCGGTGGATCAGACGCAGCAACACAAGCAGAGGCCCAACGCCAAGAAGCGCTTGCGCAAATGTCGGATACTGCGGAACGCTATGTAAAAGTTTTCACCGCCGGGCGCTTGCTGCGTTGGTCGATAGACCGCTATCGAGAAGAGAAGCAGGGGCCACTGTTGCAACGTGCGGGTGCGATCTTTTCGACATTAACGTCCGGATCGTTTAGCAAGCTGATTGTGGATTTTGAACGGGAGCCGATGGTGTTGGAAGGGCTGCGTTCCGATGGCAAGCTGGTCGGTATATCTGGTATGAGCGACGGCACACGAGACCAGCTTTATTTAGCACTTCGACTGGCGGCCCTGGAAATGCACCTGGAACAGGCCATGCCGTTGCCCTTCATAGCAGACGATCTATTTATCAACTACGATGATGTCCGGTCAAAAGCAGGGTTTAAAGCACTTAAGGCATTGTCAGAACAAACCCAAGTGATCTTCCTGAGCCACCACGATCACTTGATTCCGACGGTTCAAGAGGTGTTTGGCAAGCAAGTGAATGTTGTGCTTTTGTGA
- a CDS encoding pyridoxamine 5'-phosphate oxidase family protein: MSDFYSPQHRQLQEQHDTLNLADRLEQIIVEQQVSEQHQPFIESRDFFFLTTIDQRGYPTCSYKGGNPGLVKVVNPLELAFPSYDGNGMFLSMGNINGNSKIGMLFIDFETPHRIRVHGDARIEANDPLLVDYPGAELIVRVAISEIFINCPRYIHRMSRVASSKCVPQADQDTPLPQWKRIDAVQDVLPACDSHVAKSLGGIITPEEYGAMVLSGDA; this comes from the coding sequence ATGAGCGACTTTTACAGCCCGCAGCACCGCCAATTGCAAGAACAGCACGACACCCTTAATCTAGCTGACAGATTGGAACAAATCATTGTTGAACAGCAGGTAAGCGAGCAGCATCAGCCATTTATCGAGAGCCGGGATTTTTTCTTTCTGACCACGATAGACCAGCGCGGTTACCCGACTTGCTCTTACAAGGGCGGCAATCCCGGCTTGGTGAAGGTGGTTAATCCGCTGGAACTGGCGTTTCCGAGTTACGACGGCAACGGCATGTTTTTGTCGATGGGCAATATCAACGGCAATTCTAAGATCGGCATGTTGTTTATCGACTTCGAAACGCCGCACCGGATTCGGGTGCATGGCGATGCCCGCATTGAAGCCAACGATCCGTTGCTGGTGGATTACCCTGGCGCGGAGCTGATCGTGCGGGTGGCGATTAGCGAGATATTCATCAACTGTCCGCGTTATATCCACCGGATGAGCCGGGTTGCCAGCTCGAAATGCGTGCCGCAAGCCGATCAAGACACTCCGTTACCGCAATGGAAGCGTATTGATGCGGTGCAGGATGTGTTGCCGGCTTGCGATAGTCACGTCGCGAAAAGTCTGGGCGGCATAATCACACCGGAAGAATACGGGGCGATGGTGTTGAGCGGTGATGCTTAG
- a CDS encoding IS110 family RNA-guided transposase, which produces MTNSPVNTATQSTSRLFAGVDVGADELVLVIRKNGKPFDPQKYANTRSGRTRLVNKLIKLSGIKVCLEATGIYHFDLAIALHDAGIPVMVVNPKASHNFAKVLMKNSKTDAVDANTLAEYVERMDFVAWTRPSNQSLALRGYARRIDALTGQKAAAKNHLHALSATEETPKALLRDAKLAISQLEKRIDTLAAEAMHLINDHQTLKRVFELLTGIKGIAQTSTIALMGELLLLPPNLSHREWVKFAGLDPKAFESGKSVHKKMRLSKAGNRHIRSALYMPALSAKQHDPHVRAYFQHLIDNGKKPLQAVCAVMRKLLHAIHGMLTHDQPFDNTRFYAIPESIIAE; this is translated from the coding sequence ATGACCAATAGCCCCGTCAACACCGCCACTCAATCCACTTCTCGCCTGTTTGCCGGCGTGGATGTGGGGGCCGATGAATTGGTATTGGTGATCCGCAAGAACGGCAAGCCGTTCGATCCGCAAAAATATGCCAATACCCGTAGCGGCCGTACTCGTCTGGTGAATAAACTGATCAAATTATCCGGCATCAAGGTCTGCCTGGAAGCCACCGGCATTTACCATTTCGATCTGGCGATTGCGCTGCATGACGCCGGTATTCCGGTGATGGTGGTCAATCCCAAGGCCTCGCATAACTTCGCCAAGGTGTTGATGAAAAACAGTAAAACCGACGCCGTCGATGCCAACACCCTGGCCGAATACGTCGAGCGTATGGATTTCGTCGCCTGGACTCGTCCTTCGAATCAATCGCTGGCTTTGCGCGGCTATGCTCGCCGTATCGACGCACTGACCGGTCAGAAAGCCGCCGCGAAAAATCATCTGCATGCGCTGAGTGCGACAGAGGAAACTCCGAAGGCCTTGCTGCGCGATGCCAAGCTGGCGATCAGTCAATTGGAAAAACGCATCGATACCCTGGCTGCCGAAGCGATGCACTTGATCAACGATCATCAGACGCTCAAACGGGTTTTTGAATTACTGACCGGCATCAAGGGCATTGCCCAAACCAGCACCATTGCCTTGATGGGCGAGCTGCTGTTATTGCCGCCCAATCTGTCGCATCGCGAATGGGTCAAATTTGCCGGACTCGATCCCAAGGCGTTTGAATCCGGCAAAAGCGTACACAAGAAAATGCGGCTATCCAAGGCCGGCAACCGGCATATTCGCTCCGCGTTGTATATGCCGGCTTTGAGCGCCAAACAGCATGATCCGCATGTGCGGGCGTATTTCCAGCACCTGATCGACAACGGCAAGAAACCTTTGCAAGCCGTCTGCGCCGTCATGCGTAAATTACTGCATGCGATCCATGGCATGTTGACGCACGATCAACCGTTCGATAACACACGGTTTTATGCCATCCCTGAATCGATCATCGCTGAGTAA
- the fae gene encoding formaldehyde-activating enzyme, translating to MSERIIMRTGEALVAGGPAGTAAEPEIIIGELDGPVGTAIATLTGDQVQGHTRVFAILNTDIQVRPVTLMVSKVTVKNSRYTNILMGTVQAAIANGVLDAVRAGDIPKEKANDLGIICSVWLNPSVIKDDNLDHQILFNIHREAMAKAIHKAMTNTPDIDWLLENQDKITHKYFQMGLDGKI from the coding sequence ATGAGCGAAAGAATCATTATGCGTACCGGCGAAGCCCTGGTAGCGGGCGGCCCGGCCGGCACGGCAGCGGAACCGGAAATCATCATCGGCGAGCTGGACGGACCGGTTGGCACCGCGATTGCCACCTTAACCGGTGATCAGGTGCAAGGCCACACTCGGGTATTTGCGATTTTAAACACCGACATTCAAGTAAGGCCGGTGACCTTGATGGTGAGTAAAGTCACCGTCAAAAACAGCCGCTATACCAATATCTTGATGGGCACGGTACAGGCGGCGATTGCCAATGGCGTGCTGGATGCGGTGCGGGCCGGCGACATTCCCAAGGAAAAGGCCAACGATTTGGGGATTATTTGCTCGGTGTGGCTGAATCCCAGCGTTATCAAAGACGACAATCTGGATCATCAAATTTTGTTCAACATCCACCGCGAGGCCATGGCCAAAGCCATTCATAAAGCCATGACCAACACGCCGGACATCGATTGGTTGCTAGAAAACCAGGATAAAATTACCCACAAGTATTTCCAGATGGGTTTGGACGGCAAGATTTAA
- a CDS encoding ADP-ribosyltransferase: MPVSAPHNNEVFRLYKANSPFGGQQCFADYVNQCLREGTALNEPWYSAASELTELINQSTLSQAAVLYRATIDAYISPYLVGNEIAYPAFMSTTTEEASVQRHFATSFRNLPAALLKIECPPNLPALDMETDSSFGGFEHEILLPHGSRFEVVSIEEVTDRSLMASIVSPTYVDAYSSLKVYELRYKC; the protein is encoded by the coding sequence ATGCCAGTATCTGCTCCGCACAACAATGAAGTCTTCCGCCTATACAAAGCAAATTCACCATTTGGCGGTCAGCAGTGCTTTGCTGACTACGTGAACCAGTGCCTACGGGAAGGCACCGCGCTCAATGAGCCTTGGTACAGTGCTGCTTCTGAACTAACTGAGCTAATTAATCAATCAACATTAAGTCAAGCAGCGGTCTTGTACCGGGCCACGATTGATGCTTATATCAGTCCATACTTAGTGGGCAATGAAATCGCATACCCAGCGTTTATGTCAACAACGACAGAAGAAGCTTCGGTCCAGAGACACTTTGCGACCTCCTTCCGAAATCTTCCAGCGGCACTATTAAAAATCGAATGCCCGCCTAATTTGCCAGCACTGGACATGGAGACTGATTCCTCCTTTGGCGGCTTCGAGCACGAAATTCTCTTGCCACACGGCTCGCGGTTTGAGGTCGTTAGCATCGAAGAGGTGACCGACAGAAGTTTGATGGCAAGCATAGTCTCGCCAACCTATGTGGATGCATACTCATCGCTTAAAGTCTACGAGTTGAGGTACAAATGTTGA
- a CDS encoding CvfB family protein: MSNQPAEPSMIELGTFNTLTVVSQRDNQYGLDAGELGEITLVDKDAPDNLKVGDTLTAFVYVDGKNQTIATLQTPLAQVDQVAWLKCVSLSHAGAFLAWGLPKDLLLPFSEQKGKIVEGRSYLVRLFLDENNRIAATMMLDDFIQDQAFYYKEGQEVQIIIADETDLGFKAVVDNKYWGVLYKNETFQLLQKGQALTAYVKKVRPDNKLDLILSQEKYGQKVDATSEKILAVLVKRGGYVALTDKSAPEIIYDTFGVSKKVFKQAIGGLYKQRRIVIEEAGIRLVEQA; encoded by the coding sequence ATGTCCAATCAACCCGCGGAACCTTCCATGATCGAACTAGGTACATTCAACACTTTAACCGTCGTTAGCCAACGAGATAATCAGTATGGATTGGATGCTGGGGAGCTTGGCGAAATTACCCTGGTGGATAAAGATGCACCGGACAATCTAAAGGTGGGTGATACGCTAACAGCTTTTGTCTACGTCGACGGTAAGAATCAAACCATCGCCACTCTGCAAACGCCACTCGCCCAAGTCGATCAAGTGGCTTGGTTAAAATGTGTTTCGCTCAGCCATGCCGGCGCGTTTTTGGCTTGGGGCTTGCCCAAGGATTTGTTGCTGCCGTTCAGCGAACAAAAGGGCAAGATCGTCGAGGGCCGATCTTACCTGGTGCGCCTGTTTTTAGACGAAAACAATCGTATCGCTGCGACGATGATGCTGGATGATTTTATTCAGGACCAAGCGTTTTACTATAAAGAAGGACAAGAGGTGCAGATCATCATTGCCGATGAAACCGATTTGGGCTTTAAAGCGGTGGTGGACAATAAATACTGGGGTGTGTTGTATAAAAACGAGACTTTTCAGCTTTTGCAAAAAGGCCAGGCCTTGACCGCTTACGTCAAAAAAGTGCGTCCGGACAATAAGCTGGATTTGATCTTAAGTCAGGAAAAATATGGTCAGAAAGTTGATGCAACTTCAGAGAAGATTCTGGCCGTACTAGTAAAGCGCGGAGGTTATGTGGCGCTAACCGATAAAAGCGCGCCGGAGATTATTTACGATACCTTTGGCGTTAGTAAAAAAGTCTTCAAGCAAGCGATAGGCGGTTTATACAAACAACGGCGGATTGTGATTGAAGAAGCGGGCATCCGCTTGGTTGAGCAGGCTTAG